From one Ctenopharyngodon idella isolate HZGC_01 chromosome 15, HZGC01, whole genome shotgun sequence genomic stretch:
- the LOC127494995 gene encoding NACHT, LRR and PYD domains-containing protein 12-like isoform X3: MDEDDTQTSRDEDFSPGCSSVHQKRSEPEPSCVSVRSDASMVWPIYFKSGDTQTDLSSVHQKRTEPEPSCVSMRSDESIDNIIDFESGDTQTDLSSVHQKRTEPEPSCVSMRSDESIDNIIDFESGDTQTDLSHEVLNRFRSNLMKKFECLYEGTAKQENPTLLNEIYTELYITESESGEISNEHEVRQIETQSRRAATEDTPIQCNDIFRPLPGQDKPIRTVLTKGVTGIGKTVSVQKFILDWAEGKENQDVQLIFPLPFRELNLMKDKTLSLSDLLHVFFTETEEMEISTDKYKVLFIFDGLDECRLSLDFQSDVRLCDVSEPASVDVLLMNLILGNLLPSALIWITSRPAAADLVPSECVHRVTEVRGFSEPQKEEYFRKRIRDQSLANTIITHLKSSRSLDIMCHIPVFCWISATVLEKMLSEAESGEIPQTLTQMYTHFLILQTNIKHEKDYEKNVTDEDMILKLGKLAFQQLVKGNVIFYEEDLRECGIDVTEASVYSGLCTQIFREEFGWYQGKVFCFVHLSVQEHLAALYVHLSCTNNNRNVFDQINKQSLWSKVKDWFQLNSSEHVSLSELHQRAVNEALQSKNGHLDLFLRFLLGLSVESHQILLQGLIKQTSSRSDSNEKTVEYIKKKIRIIDSPEKSINLFHCLNELGDHSLVDEIQQYLKSGRIKEAKLSSSQWSAVAFVLLTSEKKLDEFDLKMFVGGNNKAEDMKVFQKLLPVIKESRSVQLSYCDITDEGCAALASALRSNPSHLRVLDLSRNKIGKSVNLLSDVLQDPHCKLEKLWLRDCGVTDEGCSALTSALRSNPSHLRQLRLSGNKIGKSVNLLSDVLQDPHCKLEKLELIDCGVTDEGCAALSSALRSNPSHLRQLDLSRNKIGKSVNLLSDVLQDPHCKLEKLWLSDCNLTDEGCAALASALRSNPSHLRELNLSWNKIGQSVHLLSDVLQDPHCKLEKLDLHLSHLIQLMSSLVETGLLLLQDRLRYCDLTDEGCAALTSALRSNPSHLRELSLSGNKIGQSVNLLSDVLQDPDCKLEILWLSDCRVTDEGCAALASALRSNPSHLRELNLSENELGQSGVKFLSDLKDDPHYKLKELKH; encoded by the exons TTCAGTTCATCAGAAGAGAACAGAACCAgagcccagctgtgtgtctatgaggAGTGACGAGTCTATAGATAATATAATAGATTTTGAGAGTGGAGATACACAGACTGATCTCAG ccATGAAGTCCTCAACAGGTTTAGATCAAATCTGATGAAGAAGTTTGAGTGTCTGTATGAGGGAACAGCAAAGCAGGAAAAcccaacactcctgaatgagaTCTACACAGAGCTCTACATCACAGAGAGTGAGAGTGGAGAGATCAGTAATGAGCATGAGGTGAGACAGATTGAGACACAATCCAGGAGAGCAGCAACAGAGGACACACCGATCCAATGCAATGACATCTTTAGACCTTTACCTGGacaagacaaacccatcagaactgtgctgacaaagggagtcactggcattggaaaaacagtctctgtgcagaagttcatcctggactgggctgaagggaaaGAGAATCAGGACGTCCAGCTCATTTTTCCACTTCCTTTCAGAGAGCTTAATTTGATGAAGGACAAAACACTTAGTCTTTCAGATcttcttcatgtcttttttaCTGAAACAGAAGAAATGGAAATATCCACTGACAAATATAAAGtattgttcatctttgatggtctggacGAGTGTCGTCTGTCTCTGGATTTTCAGAGCGATGTGAGGTTGTGTGATGTAAGTGAACCAGCCTCAGTGGACGTGCTGCTGATGAACCTCATTTTGGGgaatctgcttccctctgctctcatctggatcacctccagaccagcagcagctgatCTCGTCCCCTCTGAGTGTGTCCATCGAGTGACAGAGGTACGAGGCTTCAGTGAGCCACAGAAGGAGGAAtacttcaggaagagaatcCGTGATCAGAGTCTGGCCAATACAATCATCACACACCTGAAGTCATCAAGGAGCCTCgacatcatgtgccacatcccagtgttctgctggatctcagccaCTGTTCTAGAGAAGATGTTGAGCGAAGCAGAGAGTGGAGAGATTCCCCAGACTCTcactcaaatgtacacacacttcctgatcctTCAGACCAACATCAAACATGAGAAGGACTATGAGAAGAACGTGACAGATGAAGACATGATCCTCAAACTGGGGAAACTGGCTTTTCAGCAGCTTGTGAAAGGCAATGTGATCTTCTATGAGGAAGACCTGAGAGAGTGTGGCATTGATGTGACAGAAGCATCAGTCTACTCAGGAttgtgcactcagatcttcagagaggagTTTGGCTGGTATCAGGGGAAAGTCTTCTGCTTTGTTCATCTGAGCGTTCAGGAACATCTAGCAGCTCTATATGTGCACCTCTCCTGtacaaacaacaacagaaatgtGTTTGACCAAATCAACAAACAGAGTTTGTGGTCTAAAGTTAAGGACTGGTTTCAACTCAATTCATCAGAACATGTTTCATTATCTGAGCTGCATCAGAGAGCTGTGAATGAGGCTCTACAGAGTAAAAATGGACATCTTGACCTTTTCCTGCGGTTTCTTCTGGGTCTGTCAGTGGAGTCTCATCAGATTCTCCTTCAAGGACTAATAAAACAGACAAGTAGCAGATCTGACAGCAATGAGAAAACAGTCGAGTACATCAAGAAGAAGATCAGGATCATTGATTCTCCAGAGAaatccatcaatctgttccactgtctgaatgaactgggtGATCATTCACTAGTGGATGAAATACAACAGTATCTGAAATCTGGAAGAATAAAGGAAGCCAAACTCTCTTCATCTCAGTGGTCAGCTGTAGcttttgtgttgttgacatcagaGAAGAAGCTGGATGAGTTTGATCTCAAGATGTTTGTAGGAGGAAACAATAAAGCTGAAGATATGAAAGTTTTTCAGAAGCTGCTGCCTGTGATTAAAGAATCCAGATCAGTTCA GTTGAGTTATTGTGatatcacagatgaaggttgtgctgctctggcttcagctctgagatcaaacccctcacacctgagagtaCTGGATCTGTCTAGGAATAAAATAGGAAAATCAGTGAATCTGCTGTCTGATGTACTacaggatcctcactgtaaactggagaaactgtg gttgagggattgtggagtcacagatgaaggttgttctgctctgacttcagctctgagatcaaacccctcacacctgagacaaCTGCGTCTGTCAGGGAATAAAATAGGAAAATCAGTGAATCTGCTGTCTGATGTACTacaggatcctcactgtaaactggagaaactgga gttgattgattgtggagtcacagatgaaggttgtgctgctctgagttcagctctgagatcaaacccctcacacctgagacaaCTGGATCTGTCTAGGAATAAAATAGGAAAATCAGTGAATCTACTGTCTGATGTACTacaggatcctcactgtaaactggagaaactgtg gttgagtgATTGTAAtctcacagatgaaggttgtgctgctctggcttcagctctgagatcaaacccctcacacctgagagaactgaaTCTGTCATGGAATAAAATAGGACAATCTGTGCATCTGCTGTCTGATGTACTacaggatcctcactgtaaactggagaaactaga TTTACATCtgtcacacctgattcaactcatgagctcattagtagagacaggGCTGCTgctcctccaggacag gttgagatATTGTGAtctcacagatgaaggttgtgctgctctgacttcagctctgagatcaaacccctcacacctgagagaactgagTCTGTCTGGGAATAAAATAGGACAATCAGTGAATCTGCTGTCTGATGTACTACAGGATCCTGactgtaaactggagatactgtg GTTGAGTGATTGTcgtgtcacagatgaaggttgtgctgctctggcttcagctctgagatcaaacccctcacacctgagagaactgaaTCTGTCTGAGAATGAACtaggacaatcaggagtgaagttTCTCTCTGATCTGAAGGATGATCCACATTATAAACTGAAGGAACTAAAACATT GA
- the LOC127494995 gene encoding NACHT, LRR and PYD domains-containing protein 12-like isoform X9 — MDEDDTQTSRDEDFSPGCSSVHQKRSEPEPSCVSVRSDASMVWPIYFKSGDTQTDLSSVHQKRTEPEPSCVSMRSDESIDNIIDFESGDTQTDLSHEVLNRFRSNLMKKFECLYEGTAKQENPTLLNEIYTELYITESESGEISNEHEVRQIETQSRRAATEDTPIQCNDIFRPLPGQDKPIRTVLTKGVTGIGKTVSVQKFILDWAEGKENQDVQLIFPLPFRELNLMKDKTLSLSDLLHVFFTETEEMEISTDKYKVLFIFDGLDECRLSLDFQSDVRLCDVSEPASVDVLLMNLILGNLLPSALIWITSRPAAADLVPSECVHRVTEVRGFSEPQKEEYFRKRIRDQSLANTIITHLKSSRSLDIMCHIPVFCWISATVLEKMLSEAESGEIPQTLTQMYTHFLILQTNIKHEKDYEKNVTDEDMILKLGKLAFQQLVKGNVIFYEEDLRECGIDVTEASVYSGLCTQIFREEFGWYQGKVFCFVHLSVQEHLAALYVHLSCTNNNRNVFDQINKQSLWSKVKDWFQLNSSEHVSLSELHQRAVNEALQSKNGHLDLFLRFLLGLSVESHQILLQGLIKQTSSRSDSNEKTVEYIKKKIRIIDSPEKSINLFHCLNELGDHSLVDEIQQYLKSGRIKEAKLSSSQWSAVAFVLLTSEKKLDEFDLKMFVGGNNKAEDMKVFQKLLPVIKESRSVQLSYCDITDEGCAALASALRSNPSHLRVLDLSRNKIGKSVNLLSDVLQDPHCKLEKLWLRDCGVTDEGCSALTSALRSNPSHLRQLRLSGNKIGKSVNLLSDVLQDPHCKLEKLELIDCGVTDEGCAALSSALRSNPSHLRQLDLSRNKIGKSVNLLSDVLQDPHCKLEKLWLSDCNLTDEGCAALASALRSNPSHLRELNLSWNKIGQSVHLLSDVLQDPHCKLEKLDLHLSHLIQLMSSLVETGLLLLQDRLRYCDLTDEGCAALTSALRSNPSHLRELSLSGNKIGQSVNLLSDVLQDPDCKLEILWLSDCRVTDEGCAALASALRSNPSHLRELNLSENELGQSGVKFLSDLKDDPHYKLKELKH, encoded by the exons ccATGAAGTCCTCAACAGGTTTAGATCAAATCTGATGAAGAAGTTTGAGTGTCTGTATGAGGGAACAGCAAAGCAGGAAAAcccaacactcctgaatgagaTCTACACAGAGCTCTACATCACAGAGAGTGAGAGTGGAGAGATCAGTAATGAGCATGAGGTGAGACAGATTGAGACACAATCCAGGAGAGCAGCAACAGAGGACACACCGATCCAATGCAATGACATCTTTAGACCTTTACCTGGacaagacaaacccatcagaactgtgctgacaaagggagtcactggcattggaaaaacagtctctgtgcagaagttcatcctggactgggctgaagggaaaGAGAATCAGGACGTCCAGCTCATTTTTCCACTTCCTTTCAGAGAGCTTAATTTGATGAAGGACAAAACACTTAGTCTTTCAGATcttcttcatgtcttttttaCTGAAACAGAAGAAATGGAAATATCCACTGACAAATATAAAGtattgttcatctttgatggtctggacGAGTGTCGTCTGTCTCTGGATTTTCAGAGCGATGTGAGGTTGTGTGATGTAAGTGAACCAGCCTCAGTGGACGTGCTGCTGATGAACCTCATTTTGGGgaatctgcttccctctgctctcatctggatcacctccagaccagcagcagctgatCTCGTCCCCTCTGAGTGTGTCCATCGAGTGACAGAGGTACGAGGCTTCAGTGAGCCACAGAAGGAGGAAtacttcaggaagagaatcCGTGATCAGAGTCTGGCCAATACAATCATCACACACCTGAAGTCATCAAGGAGCCTCgacatcatgtgccacatcccagtgttctgctggatctcagccaCTGTTCTAGAGAAGATGTTGAGCGAAGCAGAGAGTGGAGAGATTCCCCAGACTCTcactcaaatgtacacacacttcctgatcctTCAGACCAACATCAAACATGAGAAGGACTATGAGAAGAACGTGACAGATGAAGACATGATCCTCAAACTGGGGAAACTGGCTTTTCAGCAGCTTGTGAAAGGCAATGTGATCTTCTATGAGGAAGACCTGAGAGAGTGTGGCATTGATGTGACAGAAGCATCAGTCTACTCAGGAttgtgcactcagatcttcagagaggagTTTGGCTGGTATCAGGGGAAAGTCTTCTGCTTTGTTCATCTGAGCGTTCAGGAACATCTAGCAGCTCTATATGTGCACCTCTCCTGtacaaacaacaacagaaatgtGTTTGACCAAATCAACAAACAGAGTTTGTGGTCTAAAGTTAAGGACTGGTTTCAACTCAATTCATCAGAACATGTTTCATTATCTGAGCTGCATCAGAGAGCTGTGAATGAGGCTCTACAGAGTAAAAATGGACATCTTGACCTTTTCCTGCGGTTTCTTCTGGGTCTGTCAGTGGAGTCTCATCAGATTCTCCTTCAAGGACTAATAAAACAGACAAGTAGCAGATCTGACAGCAATGAGAAAACAGTCGAGTACATCAAGAAGAAGATCAGGATCATTGATTCTCCAGAGAaatccatcaatctgttccactgtctgaatgaactgggtGATCATTCACTAGTGGATGAAATACAACAGTATCTGAAATCTGGAAGAATAAAGGAAGCCAAACTCTCTTCATCTCAGTGGTCAGCTGTAGcttttgtgttgttgacatcagaGAAGAAGCTGGATGAGTTTGATCTCAAGATGTTTGTAGGAGGAAACAATAAAGCTGAAGATATGAAAGTTTTTCAGAAGCTGCTGCCTGTGATTAAAGAATCCAGATCAGTTCA GTTGAGTTATTGTGatatcacagatgaaggttgtgctgctctggcttcagctctgagatcaaacccctcacacctgagagtaCTGGATCTGTCTAGGAATAAAATAGGAAAATCAGTGAATCTGCTGTCTGATGTACTacaggatcctcactgtaaactggagaaactgtg gttgagggattgtggagtcacagatgaaggttgttctgctctgacttcagctctgagatcaaacccctcacacctgagacaaCTGCGTCTGTCAGGGAATAAAATAGGAAAATCAGTGAATCTGCTGTCTGATGTACTacaggatcctcactgtaaactggagaaactgga gttgattgattgtggagtcacagatgaaggttgtgctgctctgagttcagctctgagatcaaacccctcacacctgagacaaCTGGATCTGTCTAGGAATAAAATAGGAAAATCAGTGAATCTACTGTCTGATGTACTacaggatcctcactgtaaactggagaaactgtg gttgagtgATTGTAAtctcacagatgaaggttgtgctgctctggcttcagctctgagatcaaacccctcacacctgagagaactgaaTCTGTCATGGAATAAAATAGGACAATCTGTGCATCTGCTGTCTGATGTACTacaggatcctcactgtaaactggagaaactaga TTTACATCtgtcacacctgattcaactcatgagctcattagtagagacaggGCTGCTgctcctccaggacag gttgagatATTGTGAtctcacagatgaaggttgtgctgctctgacttcagctctgagatcaaacccctcacacctgagagaactgagTCTGTCTGGGAATAAAATAGGACAATCAGTGAATCTGCTGTCTGATGTACTACAGGATCCTGactgtaaactggagatactgtg GTTGAGTGATTGTcgtgtcacagatgaaggttgtgctgctctggcttcagctctgagatcaaacccctcacacctgagagaactgaaTCTGTCTGAGAATGAACtaggacaatcaggagtgaagttTCTCTCTGATCTGAAGGATGATCCACATTATAAACTGAAGGAACTAAAACATT GA
- the LOC127494995 gene encoding NACHT, LRR and PYD domains-containing protein 12-like isoform X22, with amino-acid sequence MDEDDTQTSRDEDFSPGCSSVHQKRSEPEPSCVSVRSDASMVWPIYFKSGDTQTDLSHEVLNRFRSNLMKKFECLYEGTAKQENPTLLNEIYTELYITESESGEISNEHEVRQIETQSRRAATEDTPIQCNDIFRPLPGQDKPIRTVLTKGVTGIGKTVSVQKFILDWAEGKENQDVQLIFPLPFRELNLMKDKTLSLSDLLHVFFTETEEMEISTDKYKVLFIFDGLDECRLSLDFQSDVRLCDVSEPASVDVLLMNLILGNLLPSALIWITSRPAAADLVPSECVHRVTEVRGFSEPQKEEYFRKRIRDQSLANTIITHLKSSRSLDIMCHIPVFCWISATVLEKMLSEAESGEIPQTLTQMYTHFLILQTNIKHEKDYEKNVTDEDMILKLGKLAFQQLVKGNVIFYEEDLRECGIDVTEASVYSGLCTQIFREEFGWYQGKVFCFVHLSVQEHLAALYVHLSCTNNNRNVFDQINKQSLWSKVKDWFQLNSSEHVSLSELHQRAVNEALQSKNGHLDLFLRFLLGLSVESHQILLQGLIKQTSSRSDSNEKTVEYIKKKIRIIDSPEKSINLFHCLNELGDHSLVDEIQQYLKSGRIKEAKLSSSQWSAVAFVLLTSEKKLDEFDLKMFVGGNNKAEDMKVFQKLLPVIKESRSVQLSYCDITDEGCAALASALRSNPSHLRVLDLSRNKIGKSVNLLSDVLQDPHCKLEKLWLRDCGVTDEGCSALTSALRSNPSHLRQLRLSGNKIGKSVNLLSDVLQDPHCKLEKLELIDCGVTDEGCAALSSALRSNPSHLRQLDLSRNKIGKSVNLLSDVLQDPHCKLEKLWLSDCNLTDEGCAALASALRSNPSHLRELNLSWNKIGQSVHLLSDVLQDPHCKLEKLDLHLSHLIQLMSSLVETGLLLLQDRLRYCDLTDEGCAALTSALRSNPSHLRELSLSGNKIGQSVNLLSDVLQDPDCKLEILWLSDCRVTDEGCAALASALRSNPSHLRELNLSENELGQSGVKFLSDLKDDPHYKLKELKH; translated from the exons ccATGAAGTCCTCAACAGGTTTAGATCAAATCTGATGAAGAAGTTTGAGTGTCTGTATGAGGGAACAGCAAAGCAGGAAAAcccaacactcctgaatgagaTCTACACAGAGCTCTACATCACAGAGAGTGAGAGTGGAGAGATCAGTAATGAGCATGAGGTGAGACAGATTGAGACACAATCCAGGAGAGCAGCAACAGAGGACACACCGATCCAATGCAATGACATCTTTAGACCTTTACCTGGacaagacaaacccatcagaactgtgctgacaaagggagtcactggcattggaaaaacagtctctgtgcagaagttcatcctggactgggctgaagggaaaGAGAATCAGGACGTCCAGCTCATTTTTCCACTTCCTTTCAGAGAGCTTAATTTGATGAAGGACAAAACACTTAGTCTTTCAGATcttcttcatgtcttttttaCTGAAACAGAAGAAATGGAAATATCCACTGACAAATATAAAGtattgttcatctttgatggtctggacGAGTGTCGTCTGTCTCTGGATTTTCAGAGCGATGTGAGGTTGTGTGATGTAAGTGAACCAGCCTCAGTGGACGTGCTGCTGATGAACCTCATTTTGGGgaatctgcttccctctgctctcatctggatcacctccagaccagcagcagctgatCTCGTCCCCTCTGAGTGTGTCCATCGAGTGACAGAGGTACGAGGCTTCAGTGAGCCACAGAAGGAGGAAtacttcaggaagagaatcCGTGATCAGAGTCTGGCCAATACAATCATCACACACCTGAAGTCATCAAGGAGCCTCgacatcatgtgccacatcccagtgttctgctggatctcagccaCTGTTCTAGAGAAGATGTTGAGCGAAGCAGAGAGTGGAGAGATTCCCCAGACTCTcactcaaatgtacacacacttcctgatcctTCAGACCAACATCAAACATGAGAAGGACTATGAGAAGAACGTGACAGATGAAGACATGATCCTCAAACTGGGGAAACTGGCTTTTCAGCAGCTTGTGAAAGGCAATGTGATCTTCTATGAGGAAGACCTGAGAGAGTGTGGCATTGATGTGACAGAAGCATCAGTCTACTCAGGAttgtgcactcagatcttcagagaggagTTTGGCTGGTATCAGGGGAAAGTCTTCTGCTTTGTTCATCTGAGCGTTCAGGAACATCTAGCAGCTCTATATGTGCACCTCTCCTGtacaaacaacaacagaaatgtGTTTGACCAAATCAACAAACAGAGTTTGTGGTCTAAAGTTAAGGACTGGTTTCAACTCAATTCATCAGAACATGTTTCATTATCTGAGCTGCATCAGAGAGCTGTGAATGAGGCTCTACAGAGTAAAAATGGACATCTTGACCTTTTCCTGCGGTTTCTTCTGGGTCTGTCAGTGGAGTCTCATCAGATTCTCCTTCAAGGACTAATAAAACAGACAAGTAGCAGATCTGACAGCAATGAGAAAACAGTCGAGTACATCAAGAAGAAGATCAGGATCATTGATTCTCCAGAGAaatccatcaatctgttccactgtctgaatgaactgggtGATCATTCACTAGTGGATGAAATACAACAGTATCTGAAATCTGGAAGAATAAAGGAAGCCAAACTCTCTTCATCTCAGTGGTCAGCTGTAGcttttgtgttgttgacatcagaGAAGAAGCTGGATGAGTTTGATCTCAAGATGTTTGTAGGAGGAAACAATAAAGCTGAAGATATGAAAGTTTTTCAGAAGCTGCTGCCTGTGATTAAAGAATCCAGATCAGTTCA GTTGAGTTATTGTGatatcacagatgaaggttgtgctgctctggcttcagctctgagatcaaacccctcacacctgagagtaCTGGATCTGTCTAGGAATAAAATAGGAAAATCAGTGAATCTGCTGTCTGATGTACTacaggatcctcactgtaaactggagaaactgtg gttgagggattgtggagtcacagatgaaggttgttctgctctgacttcagctctgagatcaaacccctcacacctgagacaaCTGCGTCTGTCAGGGAATAAAATAGGAAAATCAGTGAATCTGCTGTCTGATGTACTacaggatcctcactgtaaactggagaaactgga gttgattgattgtggagtcacagatgaaggttgtgctgctctgagttcagctctgagatcaaacccctcacacctgagacaaCTGGATCTGTCTAGGAATAAAATAGGAAAATCAGTGAATCTACTGTCTGATGTACTacaggatcctcactgtaaactggagaaactgtg gttgagtgATTGTAAtctcacagatgaaggttgtgctgctctggcttcagctctgagatcaaacccctcacacctgagagaactgaaTCTGTCATGGAATAAAATAGGACAATCTGTGCATCTGCTGTCTGATGTACTacaggatcctcactgtaaactggagaaactaga TTTACATCtgtcacacctgattcaactcatgagctcattagtagagacaggGCTGCTgctcctccaggacag gttgagatATTGTGAtctcacagatgaaggttgtgctgctctgacttcagctctgagatcaaacccctcacacctgagagaactgagTCTGTCTGGGAATAAAATAGGACAATCAGTGAATCTGCTGTCTGATGTACTACAGGATCCTGactgtaaactggagatactgtg GTTGAGTGATTGTcgtgtcacagatgaaggttgtgctgctctggcttcagctctgagatcaaacccctcacacctgagagaactgaaTCTGTCTGAGAATGAACtaggacaatcaggagtgaagttTCTCTCTGATCTGAAGGATGATCCACATTATAAACTGAAGGAACTAAAACATT GA